From one Papilio machaon chromosome 16, ilPapMach1.1, whole genome shotgun sequence genomic stretch:
- the LOC106716699 gene encoding uncharacterized protein LOC106716699 encodes MQSPLVMLAVFMLTLCVISSNASTPDDVSQDVDATTLGDDGGKQGAGSFNILEFFEQIKTKTDIAKIFGSIFVKTKE; translated from the exons ATGCAGTCCCCACTG GTTATGTTGGCAGTTTTTATGCTGACTTTGTGCGTCATCAGCTCAAATGCCTCCACACCTGATGACGTATCCCAGGATGTGGATGCAACAACACTTGGAGACGATGGTGGTAAACAAGGTGCTGGCTCCTTCAACATACTCGAATTCTTCGAACAAATCAAAACTAAAACGGATATCGCGAAAATATTTGGCTCGATTTTTGTGAAGACCAAAGAATGA